One window of Microbacterium sp. Root61 genomic DNA carries:
- a CDS encoding sugar ABC transporter ATP-binding protein — MPTSDAPVVLELSKVVKSFGAVIALRSGSLRLQTGSIHALIGENGAGKSTLVKIVAGLYRRDGGEFQLEGVDVDFTSTAQSKAAGVAVIYQEPTLFPDLSVTENIFMGRQIVGRFGRIDRKAMRREVERLFTRLGVTIDPDRPAEGLSIADQQVIEIAKAVSLDAKVLVMDEPTAALSGIEVDRLFTIARSLRDEGRGLIFISHRFDEVFALCDTVTVMRDGSYISTTPIAETTPAELVRQMVGRDVTDLFPKQEAVIGAPLLEVDGLTSPGVFHDITFTVRSGEIVGLAGLVGAGRSEVARAVFGVDDYREGTVTMKGARIRRGNPTEAMRAGIALVPEDRRKQGLVLESGVGRNITMAIRRQLSRFGLITTGIENRAAREWASRLEVKAHALDTAASTLSGGNQQKVVLAKWLATQPEILIIDEPTRGIDVGTKSEVHRLLSDLAGQGMGILMISSELPEVLGMADRVLVMREGRITAELDRSEATSENVMFAATHASEQQS, encoded by the coding sequence GTGCCGACCAGCGACGCACCCGTAGTCCTCGAGCTGTCGAAGGTCGTCAAGTCGTTCGGTGCCGTGATCGCCCTCCGCTCGGGCAGCCTTCGGCTGCAGACCGGATCGATCCACGCGCTGATCGGCGAGAACGGTGCGGGCAAGTCGACTCTCGTCAAGATCGTCGCCGGTCTCTACCGGCGTGACGGCGGCGAGTTCCAGCTCGAAGGCGTAGACGTCGACTTCACCTCGACTGCCCAGTCCAAGGCGGCCGGCGTCGCAGTCATCTACCAGGAGCCGACGCTCTTCCCCGATCTTTCGGTGACCGAGAACATCTTCATGGGTCGCCAGATCGTGGGCCGGTTCGGCCGCATCGACCGCAAGGCGATGCGCCGTGAGGTCGAGCGGCTGTTCACTCGCCTCGGCGTCACGATCGACCCCGACCGCCCGGCCGAGGGCCTTTCCATCGCCGATCAGCAGGTCATCGAGATCGCGAAAGCCGTCTCGCTCGACGCGAAGGTGCTCGTCATGGACGAGCCGACCGCCGCCCTGTCGGGGATCGAAGTCGACCGGCTCTTCACCATCGCGCGGAGCCTGCGCGATGAGGGTCGCGGGCTGATCTTCATCTCGCACCGCTTCGACGAGGTGTTCGCCCTGTGCGACACCGTGACCGTCATGCGCGACGGCTCGTACATCAGCACGACTCCCATCGCCGAGACGACGCCCGCGGAACTCGTGCGGCAGATGGTCGGACGCGACGTCACCGATCTGTTCCCGAAGCAGGAAGCCGTCATCGGCGCGCCACTGCTCGAGGTCGACGGTCTCACGTCCCCCGGAGTGTTCCACGACATCACCTTCACCGTCCGATCCGGCGAGATCGTCGGACTGGCCGGGCTCGTCGGCGCGGGTCGCAGCGAAGTCGCACGCGCCGTGTTCGGCGTCGACGACTACCGCGAGGGCACCGTCACGATGAAGGGCGCGCGCATCCGTCGTGGCAATCCCACCGAGGCGATGCGCGCCGGCATCGCACTCGTGCCAGAGGACCGCCGCAAGCAGGGCCTCGTGCTCGAATCCGGGGTGGGGCGCAACATCACCATGGCTATCCGCCGGCAGCTCTCGCGCTTCGGACTCATCACCACCGGCATCGAGAACCGCGCCGCACGGGAGTGGGCCAGCCGGCTCGAGGTGAAGGCCCACGCGCTCGACACGGCCGCCTCGACTCTGTCCGGCGGCAACCAGCAGAAGGTCGTGCTGGCGAAGTGGCTCGCGACCCAGCCGGAGATCCTCATCATCGATGAGCCCACCCGTGGCATCGATGTCGGAACGAAATCCGAAGTCCACCGGCTGCTGTCCGACCTGGCCGGCCAGGGCATGGGCATCCTCATGATCTCCTCCGAACTTCCCGAAGTGCTCGGGATGGCCGATCGCGTGCTCGTCATGCGCGAGGGGCGCATCACCGCCGAGCTCGACCGTTCAGAGGCCACCAGCGAGAACGTCATGTTCGCCGCCACGCACGCATCGGAGCAGCAGTCGTGA
- a CDS encoding bifunctional rhamnulose-1-phosphate aldolase/short-chain dehydrogenase, with the protein MTNPTAAELIARSNRLGADPKNTNYAGGNTSAKGTEVDPVTGEPVELLWVKGSGGDLGTLTEQGLAVLRLDRMRALVDVYPGLEREDEMVAAFDYCLHGKGGAAPSIDTAMHGLVDAAHVDHLHPDSGIAIATSADGEALTAKIFGDKVAWVPWRRPGFQLGLDIAAIKTANPDAIGCILGGHGITAWGDTSDAAEANSLWIIETAQAYIDAHGAADPFGAARAGFGALESGERRAKASALAATIRGIASHDKPMVGHFTDDARVLEFLASEAAPRLAELGTSCPDHFLRTKVKPMLLDVSADTSVEASVARLKELHEAYRADYTAYYESHADAASPAMRGADPLIVLVPGVGMFSYGANKQTARVAGEFYLNAINVMRGAEALSTYAPISDAEKFRIEYWALEEAKLQRMPKPKTHAGRIALVTGAASGIGKAIAVRLAAEGACVVIADLDLAKAQAAAAEIGGADVAVGVAANVADAAAVQRAVDDAVLAFGGLDLVVNNAGLSLSKPLLETTEADWDLQHDVMAKGSFLVSKAAAKVLIEQELGGDIIYISSKNSVFAGPNNIAYSATKADQAHQVRLLAVELGEHGVRVNGINPDGVVRGSGIFASGWGANRAATYGVDEKDLGQFYANRTILKREVLPENIANAVIALTGPELQLTTGLHIPVDSGVAAAFLR; encoded by the coding sequence ATGACGAACCCGACCGCCGCCGAGCTCATCGCGCGGAGTAACCGCTTGGGCGCCGACCCGAAGAACACGAACTACGCCGGGGGCAACACCTCGGCGAAGGGCACCGAGGTCGACCCGGTCACGGGCGAGCCCGTCGAGCTGCTGTGGGTCAAGGGATCCGGCGGCGACCTGGGCACGCTCACCGAGCAGGGACTCGCGGTTCTGCGGCTGGACCGCATGCGGGCGCTCGTCGACGTGTACCCGGGCCTGGAACGCGAGGACGAGATGGTCGCCGCGTTCGACTACTGTCTGCACGGCAAGGGCGGGGCGGCGCCGTCGATCGACACCGCCATGCACGGGCTGGTGGATGCCGCACACGTGGACCACCTGCATCCCGACTCCGGCATCGCGATCGCGACGTCCGCCGACGGCGAGGCACTGACCGCGAAGATCTTCGGCGACAAGGTCGCGTGGGTGCCGTGGCGCCGCCCCGGCTTCCAGCTCGGGCTGGACATCGCCGCGATCAAGACCGCGAACCCGGACGCGATCGGCTGCATCCTCGGCGGGCACGGCATCACCGCGTGGGGCGACACCTCCGATGCGGCCGAGGCCAACTCGCTCTGGATCATCGAAACCGCCCAGGCGTACATCGACGCGCACGGCGCGGCCGACCCGTTCGGCGCCGCCCGCGCCGGGTTCGGCGCCCTGGAGTCCGGCGAGCGCCGGGCGAAGGCATCCGCGCTGGCCGCGACCATCCGGGGCATCGCGAGCCACGACAAGCCGATGGTCGGCCACTTCACCGACGACGCGCGCGTGCTCGAGTTCCTCGCCTCCGAGGCCGCCCCGCGCCTCGCCGAGCTGGGCACGAGCTGCCCCGACCACTTCCTTCGCACCAAAGTCAAGCCGATGCTGCTCGATGTCTCGGCCGACACCTCGGTGGAGGCATCCGTCGCCCGCCTGAAGGAGCTGCACGAGGCCTACCGCGCCGATTACACCGCCTACTACGAGTCGCACGCCGATGCCGCGTCGCCCGCGATGCGCGGGGCCGACCCGCTGATCGTGCTCGTCCCCGGCGTGGGCATGTTCAGCTACGGCGCGAACAAGCAGACCGCACGCGTCGCCGGCGAGTTCTACCTCAACGCGATCAACGTCATGCGCGGCGCCGAGGCGCTGTCGACCTACGCGCCGATCTCGGATGCCGAGAAGTTCCGCATCGAGTACTGGGCGCTGGAAGAGGCGAAGCTGCAGCGGATGCCGAAGCCCAAGACGCACGCGGGCCGCATCGCGCTCGTGACCGGTGCCGCCTCCGGCATCGGCAAGGCCATCGCTGTCCGCCTGGCGGCCGAGGGCGCCTGCGTCGTCATCGCCGACCTCGACCTGGCCAAGGCGCAGGCTGCGGCGGCGGAGATCGGCGGAGCGGATGTCGCGGTCGGCGTCGCGGCGAACGTGGCGGATGCCGCGGCCGTTCAGCGGGCCGTGGATGACGCGGTCCTCGCCTTCGGCGGGCTCGACCTCGTCGTCAACAACGCCGGGCTCTCGCTGTCCAAGCCTCTCCTGGAGACCACCGAAGCGGACTGGGACCTCCAGCACGACGTCATGGCCAAGGGCTCGTTCCTGGTCTCGAAGGCCGCGGCGAAGGTGCTCATCGAGCAGGAGCTCGGCGGTGACATCATCTACATCTCGTCGAAGAACTCCGTCTTCGCCGGTCCGAACAACATCGCGTACTCCGCGACCAAGGCCGATCAGGCGCACCAGGTGCGGCTGCTCGCGGTCGAGCTCGGCGAGCACGGCGTGCGCGTCAACGGCATCAACCCCGACGGCGTCGTGCGCGGCTCGGGTATCTTCGCCTCGGGCTGGGGCGCGAACCGCGCCGCGACCTACGGGGTGGACGAGAAGGACCTCGGCCAGTTCTACGCGAACCGCACCATCCTCAAGCGCGAGGTGCTGCCCGAGAACATCGCCAACGCCGTGATCGCCCTGACCGGACCCGAGCTGCAGCTCACCACCGGCCTGCACATCCCGGTCGACTCCGGCGTCGCCGCGGCCTTCCTGCGATGA
- a CDS encoding LacI family DNA-binding transcriptional regulator, which translates to MVVSIRDVAEAARVSVGTVSNVLNRPETVSAVSAQRVLEVIEDLGYVRNDAARKLRAGVSTTVGFVVLNGQNPFFNDVVRGAEDEASRHGIAVLYGNTDQDSRRERMYLDLFEEQQVRGVLISPYGDILPRLERLRARGIRAVLVDRFGGASRFSSVSVDSVEGGRMAVQHLIDIGRRRIAFVGGPMDMRQVTDRLSGARVAADNAFPGVELEVLSTSAMTVEEGVAVGARMLARPRREWPDALFAANDLIALGLLQSLVSDGRMLVPDDIALIGFDDISFAAAAAVPISSIRQPSGMIGRTALRILLEECDDLELIPRQTVFPPELVVRRSTRI; encoded by the coding sequence ATGGTGGTGAGCATCCGTGACGTCGCCGAAGCTGCGAGAGTCTCCGTCGGCACCGTCTCGAACGTTCTCAACCGCCCCGAGACCGTGTCCGCCGTCTCCGCTCAGCGCGTCCTGGAGGTCATCGAGGACCTCGGATACGTGCGCAACGACGCCGCGCGCAAGCTCCGGGCCGGGGTGAGCACGACGGTCGGCTTCGTCGTGCTCAACGGCCAGAACCCTTTCTTCAACGACGTCGTGCGCGGAGCCGAGGACGAAGCCTCACGACACGGCATCGCGGTTCTCTACGGCAACACCGACCAGGACTCCCGCCGCGAGCGGATGTACCTCGACCTGTTCGAGGAGCAGCAGGTGCGCGGTGTCCTCATCTCGCCCTACGGCGACATCCTCCCGCGATTGGAGCGACTGCGAGCCCGCGGCATCCGCGCCGTGCTCGTGGACCGCTTCGGCGGCGCCAGCCGGTTCAGCTCCGTCTCGGTCGACTCGGTCGAGGGCGGCCGGATGGCGGTCCAGCACCTGATCGATATCGGACGTCGACGCATCGCCTTCGTCGGCGGTCCGATGGACATGCGGCAGGTCACCGACCGCCTCTCGGGCGCCCGCGTCGCGGCCGACAACGCCTTCCCCGGGGTTGAGCTCGAAGTGCTCTCGACCTCGGCGATGACCGTCGAAGAAGGCGTCGCCGTGGGCGCGCGCATGCTCGCCAGACCGCGCCGAGAATGGCCCGACGCCCTGTTCGCCGCCAACGACCTGATCGCCCTGGGGCTGCTGCAGTCCCTCGTCTCGGACGGACGGATGCTGGTGCCCGACGACATCGCCCTGATCGGCTTCGACGACATCTCGTTCGCCGCCGCAGCGGCGGTGCCGATCTCCTCCATCCGGCAGCCGAGCGGCATGATCGGCCGCACAGCGCTGCGCATCCTGCTGGAGGAGTGCGACGACTTGGAGCTCATCCCGCGCCAGACCGTCTTCCCACCCGAGCTGGTGGTGCGCCGCTCGACTCGGATCTGA
- the rhaI gene encoding L-rhamnose isomerase: protein MTTLSPEIQSQLSAQAIELPSWAFGNSGTRFKVFATPGTPRDPFEKIADAAEVNRVTALAPAVALHIPWDKVEDYSVLRRHAEDLGVKLGTVNSNTFQDDDYKFGALTHEDAAVRRKAIDHHLECIDVMDATGSRDLKIWLAEGSNYPGQADLRGRQDRLHESLQQIYARLTGDQRLVLEYKFFEPSFYHTDVPDWGTSYVQVAALGERALVCLDTGHHAPGTNIEFIVMQLLRLGKLGSFDFNSRFYADDDLIVGAADPFQLFRILFEVIRGGGLNNPDVAFMLDQCHNVEKKIPGQIRSVLNVQEMTARALLVDGEALIAAQRSGDVLAANAVLMDAFYTDVRPALAAWREERGLPADPMAAFAASGYQERIEAERVGGVQAGWGA from the coding sequence ATGACGACGCTGTCCCCCGAGATCCAGTCCCAGCTGAGTGCGCAGGCCATCGAGCTGCCCTCGTGGGCGTTCGGCAACTCCGGCACCCGCTTCAAGGTGTTCGCCACGCCCGGCACGCCCCGCGACCCCTTCGAGAAGATCGCGGATGCCGCGGAGGTCAACCGTGTCACGGCGCTGGCCCCGGCCGTCGCGCTGCACATCCCGTGGGACAAGGTCGAGGACTACTCGGTCCTGCGTCGTCACGCCGAGGACCTCGGAGTGAAGCTCGGCACGGTCAACTCGAACACGTTCCAGGACGACGACTACAAGTTCGGCGCCCTCACCCACGAAGACGCCGCCGTGCGCCGCAAGGCGATCGACCACCACCTCGAGTGCATCGACGTGATGGATGCCACGGGCTCGCGCGACCTGAAGATCTGGCTCGCCGAGGGCTCGAACTACCCGGGCCAGGCCGACCTCCGCGGCCGCCAGGACCGCCTACACGAGTCGCTGCAGCAGATCTACGCGCGCCTCACCGGCGACCAGCGCCTCGTGCTGGAGTACAAGTTCTTCGAGCCGTCGTTCTACCACACCGATGTTCCGGACTGGGGTACCTCCTACGTGCAGGTGGCCGCCCTCGGCGAGCGTGCGCTGGTCTGCCTCGACACCGGCCACCACGCGCCGGGCACCAACATCGAGTTCATCGTGATGCAGCTGCTGCGCCTCGGAAAGCTCGGCTCGTTCGACTTCAACTCGCGCTTCTACGCCGACGACGACCTGATCGTGGGCGCGGCCGACCCGTTCCAGCTGTTCCGCATCCTGTTCGAGGTCATCCGCGGCGGCGGCCTGAACAACCCCGACGTGGCCTTCATGCTCGACCAGTGCCACAACGTCGAGAAGAAGATCCCCGGCCAGATCCGCTCCGTGCTCAACGTGCAGGAGATGACCGCCCGCGCGTTGCTCGTCGACGGCGAGGCGCTGATCGCGGCGCAGCGCTCCGGCGACGTGCTCGCGGCCAACGCCGTGCTGATGGACGCGTTCTACACCGACGTGCGCCCGGCCCTGGCGGCGTGGCGCGAGGAGCGCGGCCTGCCCGCCGACCCGATGGCAGCCTTCGCCGCGTCCGGCTACCAGGAGCGCATCGAAGCCGAGCGCGTCGGCGGCGTCCAGGCCGGCTGGGGCGCCTAG
- a CDS encoding LacI family DNA-binding transcriptional regulator: MSVSVKDVAAAASVSVGTVSNVLNRPDKVAPATVARVHAAIEKLGFVRNDAARQLRAGRSRSIGLIVLDSANPFFAEVARGAEERAALDGISILLGNSDQNPVRESAYLDLFREQRVNGVLLTPHDLDNAVLLNAGIPLVLVDGELPGGQVPSVAVDDVEGGYLAVAHLLELGRRRIAFVGGPLSIRQVADRLAGARRALAEVPGASLEVIELEALTVLRGSEAGERIARLPAEERPDAVFAANDLLAVGVLQGAAIIGGIRVPDDLAIIGYDDIDFAQSTVVPLSSVRQPANDIGRTAVDLLFAALADPGAAPQHVRFRPELVVRASTAGAPA, from the coding sequence ATGTCAGTGAGTGTCAAAGACGTCGCCGCCGCGGCATCCGTTTCGGTCGGCACCGTCTCGAACGTGCTCAACCGTCCGGACAAGGTTGCGCCGGCCACGGTCGCGCGTGTGCACGCGGCCATCGAGAAGCTCGGCTTCGTGCGGAACGACGCCGCGCGGCAGCTGCGCGCCGGTCGCAGCCGCAGCATCGGCCTGATCGTGCTGGACAGCGCGAACCCGTTCTTCGCGGAGGTCGCGCGCGGTGCCGAGGAGCGTGCGGCGCTCGACGGCATCTCGATCCTGCTCGGCAACAGCGACCAGAACCCGGTCCGTGAGAGCGCGTACCTCGATCTGTTCCGCGAGCAGCGGGTGAACGGCGTGCTCCTGACCCCGCACGATCTCGACAACGCGGTGCTGCTGAATGCCGGCATCCCGCTGGTGCTTGTGGATGGCGAGCTCCCCGGCGGGCAGGTCCCCTCGGTCGCGGTGGACGACGTCGAAGGCGGGTACCTCGCGGTCGCGCACCTGCTCGAGCTCGGCCGTCGGCGCATCGCCTTCGTCGGTGGGCCGCTGTCGATCAGGCAGGTCGCCGATCGCCTCGCCGGTGCCCGCCGCGCGCTGGCCGAGGTGCCCGGTGCGAGCCTCGAGGTCATCGAGCTCGAGGCGCTGACCGTTCTGCGCGGGAGCGAGGCGGGCGAGCGGATCGCGCGCCTGCCCGCCGAGGAGCGACCGGACGCCGTGTTCGCGGCCAACGACCTGCTCGCGGTCGGTGTGCTGCAGGGCGCCGCGATCATCGGCGGCATCCGCGTGCCGGACGACCTCGCCATCATCGGCTACGACGACATCGACTTCGCGCAGTCCACGGTGGTTCCGCTGTCGTCGGTGCGTCAGCCGGCGAACGACATCGGCAGGACGGCGGTCGACCTGCTGTTCGCGGCGCTGGCCGATCCGGGCGCTGCGCCCCAGCACGTGCGCTTCCGTCCGGAGCTCGTGGTGCGTGCCTCCACGGCTGGCGCACCGGCCTGA
- a CDS encoding rhamnulokinase, with protein MSATGHVAAIDLGATSGRVILGRVGPDALETRQIARFANSPVQTLDGLHWDLLGMYGAATAGLRAAFREEPGIASIGVDAWAVDYGLLRDGRLLGAPFHYRDERTARGVESVHERMPHADLFARNGLQFLPFNTVYQFAAEPTDQLAFADTALLIPDLVAYWLTGIARAERTNASTTGLLHVTESEWDAELVAALGFPRGILPPLISAGERLGLLDPTVAASIGATTTTSVTAVGSHDTASAVVAVPMEADAAVYISCGTWGLVGVEVETPVLTAEAVAANYTNEGGVDGRVRLLHNVMGLWVLSETLRGWEREGHPADLTTLLDAAAEVERDVPVFDINDPRFLPPGDMPARIDAWCTEHGLAAPRTRTEYVRSIIESLAQAFAEASARAAALGGVDARTIHIVGGGALNALLCQRTADRAGMPVMAGPVEATALGNVLVQARALGFIDGSLEALRDLVARTHAPLRYAPRAG; from the coding sequence ATGAGCGCCACCGGCCACGTCGCGGCGATCGACCTAGGCGCGACCAGCGGCCGGGTCATCCTCGGACGAGTCGGTCCCGATGCTCTCGAGACGCGGCAGATCGCGCGGTTCGCGAACAGCCCCGTGCAGACGCTGGACGGTCTGCACTGGGACCTGCTCGGAATGTACGGTGCGGCCACCGCAGGTCTGCGCGCCGCGTTCCGCGAGGAGCCCGGAATCGCGAGCATCGGTGTGGACGCGTGGGCCGTCGACTACGGCCTCCTGCGCGACGGACGTCTCCTCGGCGCCCCCTTCCACTACCGCGACGAGCGCACCGCGCGCGGCGTCGAATCGGTGCACGAGCGGATGCCGCACGCCGATCTCTTCGCCCGCAACGGACTGCAGTTCCTGCCGTTCAACACGGTGTATCAGTTCGCCGCGGAGCCCACCGATCAGCTCGCGTTCGCCGACACCGCGCTCCTGATCCCCGACCTCGTCGCGTACTGGCTGACCGGCATCGCTCGAGCGGAGCGCACGAACGCCTCCACCACCGGCCTGCTGCATGTCACGGAAAGCGAGTGGGACGCCGAGCTCGTCGCCGCGCTCGGCTTCCCTCGTGGGATCCTTCCCCCGCTCATCTCGGCGGGCGAGCGGCTCGGGCTGCTGGATCCCACGGTCGCCGCATCCATCGGTGCGACGACCACCACGTCTGTCACCGCCGTCGGTTCGCACGACACCGCATCCGCGGTCGTCGCCGTGCCGATGGAGGCGGATGCCGCGGTCTACATCTCCTGCGGAACCTGGGGACTCGTCGGCGTCGAGGTCGAGACGCCCGTCCTCACCGCCGAGGCGGTCGCCGCCAACTACACGAACGAAGGCGGTGTCGACGGGCGCGTGCGCCTGCTGCACAACGTCATGGGCCTGTGGGTACTCAGCGAGACGCTGCGCGGCTGGGAGCGCGAAGGGCACCCCGCCGATCTCACGACGCTGCTGGATGCCGCGGCCGAGGTCGAACGCGATGTGCCGGTGTTCGACATCAACGACCCCCGCTTCCTGCCGCCCGGCGACATGCCCGCGCGCATCGACGCCTGGTGCACCGAGCACGGCCTCGCCGCACCGCGCACCCGCACCGAGTACGTGCGCAGCATCATCGAGTCCCTCGCGCAGGCGTTCGCCGAGGCATCCGCCCGCGCCGCGGCACTCGGCGGTGTCGACGCGCGCACGATCCACATCGTCGGCGGCGGCGCCTTGAACGCGCTGCTCTGCCAGCGCACCGCCGACCGCGCCGGGATGCCGGTCATGGCCGGTCCGGTCGAGGCGACCGCCTTGGGCAACGTTCTCGTTCAGGCACGGGCGCTGGGGTTCATCGACGGCTCGCTCGAGGCTCTGCGCGACCTGGTCGCCCGCACGCACGCGCCCCTCCGCTACGCACCGCGCGCCGGCTGA
- a CDS encoding D-arabinono-1,4-lactone oxidase codes for MARNWAGTYEYTAARIVEATTEEDVRRAVAAGGRVHALGTGHSFTDLPDTTGTLIGVRGLEGGFALDEDARTVTVASGTRYGTLAMWLDARGWALHNMGSLPHISVGGATATSTHGSGDGNGVLSTAVRSIRYIGADGDAHEVRRGDADFDALVVGVGAYGIVVALTLDVRPSFRVRQDIYTGVSWDAALADLAALTSAGYSVSIFTRWESHSVDLVWVKSLIEADTAVVADDLLDGRRDPAVHSPLGEEFIVTDLGTPGSWTQRLPHFRLDSEPSFGDEIQSEYFVPRADAPAALNAVRALADRIRPLLIWSELRTAAADDLWLSPAYERDVLAIHFTWRNAPDAVAAVIPAIEDALAPFAARPHWAKFHTFDAAALRRVHPRLADARAVFERLDPDGRFTNAHLERVGLRS; via the coding sequence ATGGCGCGCAACTGGGCGGGCACGTACGAGTACACGGCTGCCCGCATCGTCGAGGCCACGACGGAGGAGGACGTCCGTCGTGCCGTGGCCGCAGGCGGTCGCGTGCACGCGCTCGGCACCGGGCACTCCTTCACCGACCTGCCCGACACGACGGGCACCCTCATCGGCGTTCGCGGGCTCGAGGGCGGCTTCGCGCTGGACGAAGACGCCCGCACGGTCACCGTCGCGAGCGGCACCCGCTACGGCACGCTGGCGATGTGGCTCGACGCGCGCGGCTGGGCGCTGCACAACATGGGCTCGCTGCCGCACATCTCGGTCGGCGGAGCCACGGCCACCAGCACCCACGGCTCGGGCGACGGCAACGGCGTGCTCTCCACCGCGGTCCGGAGCATCCGATACATCGGCGCTGACGGCGACGCGCACGAGGTGCGCCGCGGCGACGCCGACTTCGATGCGCTGGTGGTGGGAGTCGGGGCGTACGGGATCGTCGTGGCGCTCACGCTCGACGTGCGACCCAGCTTCCGGGTGCGGCAGGACATCTACACCGGGGTCAGCTGGGATGCGGCGCTCGCCGATCTCGCCGCGCTCACGAGTGCCGGCTACAGTGTGTCGATCTTCACGCGTTGGGAGTCGCACTCGGTCGATCTCGTGTGGGTCAAGTCGCTCATCGAGGCCGACACGGCTGTTGTCGCGGACGACCTGCTGGACGGTCGTCGCGATCCCGCGGTGCACTCGCCGCTCGGCGAGGAGTTCATCGTCACCGACCTCGGTACCCCGGGATCGTGGACGCAGCGGCTCCCGCACTTCCGGCTCGACAGCGAGCCGTCTTTCGGCGACGAGATCCAGAGCGAGTACTTCGTGCCCCGGGCGGATGCCCCGGCAGCGCTGAACGCGGTGCGGGCGTTGGCTGACCGCATCCGTCCGCTCCTCATCTGGAGCGAGCTGCGCACCGCGGCGGCCGACGACCTCTGGTTGAGCCCCGCGTACGAGCGTGATGTGCTGGCGATCCACTTCACCTGGCGCAACGCGCCAGACGCTGTGGCCGCCGTGATCCCGGCGATCGAGGATGCGCTGGCACCGTTCGCCGCCCGGCCGCACTGGGCCAAGTTCCACACGTTCGACGCGGCGGCTCTGAGGCGGGTGCATCCGCGCCTGGCCGATGCACGAGCGGTGTTCGAGCGACTCGACCCCGACGGGCGATTCACCAACGCACACCTCGAACGCGTCGGACTGCGGTCCTAG
- a CDS encoding L-rhamnose mutarotase — MTRVAFQLLIRPELIDEYIRRHTPVWPEMLAEIDAAGRRNYSIFLGEGGRLFGYYETEDDEAARAYLAASPVAARWEASMAEFFVDLDGRADQAATPLTEVFNLHDQLAASADVPNHPQNESSAS; from the coding sequence ATGACCCGCGTCGCGTTTCAGCTGCTGATCCGTCCAGAGCTGATCGACGAGTACATCCGACGCCATACCCCGGTCTGGCCGGAGATGCTGGCCGAGATCGACGCCGCCGGTCGACGCAACTACTCGATCTTCCTCGGCGAAGGCGGCCGGCTGTTCGGCTACTACGAGACCGAAGACGACGAAGCCGCCCGCGCCTACCTGGCCGCCTCCCCCGTCGCCGCGCGCTGGGAGGCCTCGATGGCCGAGTTCTTCGTCGACCTCGACGGCCGCGCCGACCAGGCCGCCACACCCCTCACCGAGGTCTTCAACCTGCACGACCAGTTGGCGGCCTCCGCTGACGTCCCGAACCACCCCCAGAACGAAAGCTCCGCATCATGA
- a CDS encoding ABC transporter permease: protein MTVTSTTRIPVSGITKHIGALGKAREFGILIALVLVIFAATAKNPMFLFSSDGWRDLLLTPSILALVAIGQAIVMITRNVDLSVGSVMGLSAYLTGRLFIDFPSLPIPVVVVLAVLFGALLGLINGALVAFARVPAMVITLGTLYAYRGINVMWAGSTRVNASDMPKDFLALGTGQILTIPILTIVALVVLAAAAWYMRNTRGGREYYAIGSDPAAAELYGLKTTRRVLTAFILSGALAGLAGVFYAARYGSVSSQAGAGWELDAVGAAVIGGVAITGGVGSVWGAALGAMLLMTINRALPILGIPDFWQRAVVGVLIIGAIVLDRWLAVRQRRQLIEARDQS, encoded by the coding sequence GTGACCGTCACCTCCACCACCCGCATCCCGGTGTCCGGGATCACCAAGCACATCGGTGCGCTCGGGAAGGCCCGCGAGTTCGGCATCCTCATCGCCCTGGTGCTCGTGATCTTCGCCGCGACAGCGAAGAACCCGATGTTCCTGTTCAGCAGCGACGGCTGGCGCGACCTGCTGCTCACCCCCTCGATCCTCGCGCTCGTCGCGATCGGTCAGGCGATCGTCATGATCACGCGCAACGTCGACCTGTCGGTGGGCTCGGTGATGGGGCTCTCCGCCTACCTGACCGGACGCCTGTTCATCGACTTCCCCAGCCTGCCCATTCCGGTGGTCGTCGTACTCGCGGTCCTCTTCGGCGCTCTCCTCGGTCTCATCAACGGCGCCCTGGTCGCCTTCGCCCGCGTCCCGGCCATGGTCATCACGCTGGGTACGCTGTATGCCTATCGCGGCATCAACGTGATGTGGGCCGGCTCCACGCGAGTCAACGCGTCCGACATGCCGAAGGACTTCCTGGCGCTGGGCACCGGCCAGATCCTCACGATCCCGATCCTCACGATCGTCGCCCTCGTCGTGCTGGCCGCGGCCGCCTGGTACATGCGCAACACCCGCGGTGGGCGGGAGTACTACGCCATCGGCTCCGACCCTGCCGCCGCCGAGCTCTACGGCCTGAAGACCACCCGTCGCGTCCTGACCGCGTTCATCCTGTCGGGTGCGCTCGCGGGTCTGGCCGGTGTCTTCTACGCCGCACGGTACGGCTCGGTCAGCTCGCAGGCCGGAGCCGGATGGGAGCTGGATGCCGTGGGCGCCGCTGTCATCGGCGGCGTCGCGATCACCGGCGGTGTCGGCTCGGTCTGGGGAGCTGCGCTCGGCGCGATGCTCCTGATGACCATCAACCGTGCCCTTCCGATCCTCGGCATTCCGGACTTCTGGCAGCGCGCCGTCGTCGGCGTGCTCATCATCGGGGCCATCGTGCTGGACCGCTGGCTCGCAGTGCGACAAAGACGGCAGCTCATCGAAGCGAGGGACCAGTCATGA